In a genomic window of Jaculus jaculus isolate mJacJac1 chromosome 8, mJacJac1.mat.Y.cur, whole genome shotgun sequence:
- the Hrh3 gene encoding histamine H3 receptor isoform X1, giving the protein MERAQPDGLLNASGALAGEAAAASGAARGFSAAWTAVLAALMALLIVATVLGNALVMLAFVADSSLRTQNNFFLLNLAISDFLVGAFCIPLYVPYVLTGRWTFGRGLCKLWLVVDYLLCASSVFNIVLISYDRFLSVTRAVSYRAQQGDTRRAVRKMALVWVLAFLLYGPAILSWEYVSGGSSIPEGHCYAEFFYNWYFLITASTLEFFTPFLSVTFFNLSIYLNIQRRTRLRLDGAREGGPDPPPEAQPSPPPAPPSCWGCWPKGQGEAMPLHRYGLGEAGPGAEAGEAALGGGSGGGAAASPTSSSGSSSRGTERPRSLKRGSKPSASSASLEKRMKMVSQSITQRFRLSRDKKVAKSLAIIVSIFGLCWAPYTLLMIIRAACHGHCVPDYWYETSFWLLWANSAVNPVLYPLCHYSFRRAFTKLLCPQKLKVQPHGSLEQCWK; this is encoded by the exons ATGGAGCGCGCGCAGCCCGACGGGCTGCTCAACGCGTCGGGGGCGCTGGCGGGCGAGGCGGCGGCGGCCAGCGGGGCAGCGCGCGGCTTCTCGGCCGCCTGGACCGCGGTGCTGGCTGCGCTCATGGCGCTGCTCATCGTGGCCACGGTGCTGGGCAACGCACTGGTCATGCTCGCCTTCGTGGCGGACTCGAGCCTCCGCACCCAAAACAACTTCTTTCTGCTCAACCTCGCCATCTCCGACTTCCTCGTGG GCGCCTTCTGCATCCCGCTGTATGTGCCCTATGTACTGACCGGCCGCTGGACCTTTGGCCGAGGTCTCTGCAAGCTGTGGCTGGTGGTGGACTACCTGCTGTGTGCCTCCTCCGTGTTCAACATCGTGCTGATAAGCTACGACCGCTTCCTGTCCGTCACTAGAGCG GTCTCATACCGGGCCCAGCAGGGGGACACGCGGCGGGCGGTGCGCAAGATGGCGCTGGTGTGGGTGCTGGCCTTCCTGCTGTATGGACCAGCCATCCTGAGCTGGGAGTACGTGTCTGGTGGCAGCTCCATCCCTGAGGGCCACTGCTATGCTGAGTTCTTCTACAACTGGTATTTCCTTATCACGGCCTCCACGCTTGAGTTCTTCACGCCTTTCCTTAGCGTCACCTTCTTCAACCTCAGCATCTACCTGAACATCCAGAGGCGCACCCGCCTCCGGCTAGATGGGGCCCGTGAGGGTGGCCCTGACCCTCCTCCAGAGGCCCAGCCCTCGCCACCCCCTGCACCGCccagctgctggggctgctggccaAAGGGGCAAGGGGAGGCCATGCCTCTGCACAGGTATGGGCTGGGTGAGGCAGGCCCTGGTGCTGAGGCTGGGGAGGCGGCCCTGGGGGGCGGCAGCGGCGGAGGAGCTGCAGCCTCACCCACCTCCAGCTCTGGCAGCTCCTCGAGGGGTACCGAGAGGCCCCGTTCACTCAAAAGAGGTTCCAAGCCATCGGCATCCTCGGCATCCCTAGAGAAGCGCATGAAGATGGTATCCCAGAGCATCACCCAGCGCTTCCGGTTGTCACGGGACAAGAAGGTGGCCAAGTCCTTGGCCATCATCGTGAGCATCTTTGGGCTCTGTTGGGCCCCATACACACTCCTGATGATCATCCGAGCTGCTTGCCATGGCCACTGCGTCCCCGACTACTGGTACGAGACGTCcttctggcttctgtgggccAACTCGGCTGTCAACCCTGTCCTCTACCCGCTGTGCCACTACAGCTTCCGCCGAGCcttcaccaaactgctctgtccCCAGAAGCTCAAGGTCCAGCCCCACGGCTCCCTGGAGCAGTGCTGGAAGTGA
- the Hrh3 gene encoding histamine H3 receptor isoform X2 has product MIREARLCLPPSEADRAGRSPGSDLKTLKGPLVGVLPPAFKSRRCLWAWGTTGTEGAFCIPLYVPYVLTGRWTFGRGLCKLWLVVDYLLCASSVFNIVLISYDRFLSVTRAVSYRAQQGDTRRAVRKMALVWVLAFLLYGPAILSWEYVSGGSSIPEGHCYAEFFYNWYFLITASTLEFFTPFLSVTFFNLSIYLNIQRRTRLRLDGAREGGPDPPPEAQPSPPPAPPSCWGCWPKGQGEAMPLHRYGLGEAGPGAEAGEAALGGGSGGGAAASPTSSSGSSSRGTERPRSLKRGSKPSASSASLEKRMKMVSQSITQRFRLSRDKKVAKSLAIIVSIFGLCWAPYTLLMIIRAACHGHCVPDYWYETSFWLLWANSAVNPVLYPLCHYSFRRAFTKLLCPQKLKVQPHGSLEQCWK; this is encoded by the exons ATGATTAGAGAGGCTAGGCTCTGTCTTCCCCCTTCCGAGGCTGACAGAGCTGGCAGAAGCCCAGGCTCTGATCTTAAAACGCTCAAAGGTCCCCTTGTGGGGGTCCTTCCTCCTGCCTTCAAGTCCAGGAGATGCCTGTGGGCTTGGGGCACCACGGGTACCGAAG GCGCCTTCTGCATCCCGCTGTATGTGCCCTATGTACTGACCGGCCGCTGGACCTTTGGCCGAGGTCTCTGCAAGCTGTGGCTGGTGGTGGACTACCTGCTGTGTGCCTCCTCCGTGTTCAACATCGTGCTGATAAGCTACGACCGCTTCCTGTCCGTCACTAGAGCG GTCTCATACCGGGCCCAGCAGGGGGACACGCGGCGGGCGGTGCGCAAGATGGCGCTGGTGTGGGTGCTGGCCTTCCTGCTGTATGGACCAGCCATCCTGAGCTGGGAGTACGTGTCTGGTGGCAGCTCCATCCCTGAGGGCCACTGCTATGCTGAGTTCTTCTACAACTGGTATTTCCTTATCACGGCCTCCACGCTTGAGTTCTTCACGCCTTTCCTTAGCGTCACCTTCTTCAACCTCAGCATCTACCTGAACATCCAGAGGCGCACCCGCCTCCGGCTAGATGGGGCCCGTGAGGGTGGCCCTGACCCTCCTCCAGAGGCCCAGCCCTCGCCACCCCCTGCACCGCccagctgctggggctgctggccaAAGGGGCAAGGGGAGGCCATGCCTCTGCACAGGTATGGGCTGGGTGAGGCAGGCCCTGGTGCTGAGGCTGGGGAGGCGGCCCTGGGGGGCGGCAGCGGCGGAGGAGCTGCAGCCTCACCCACCTCCAGCTCTGGCAGCTCCTCGAGGGGTACCGAGAGGCCCCGTTCACTCAAAAGAGGTTCCAAGCCATCGGCATCCTCGGCATCCCTAGAGAAGCGCATGAAGATGGTATCCCAGAGCATCACCCAGCGCTTCCGGTTGTCACGGGACAAGAAGGTGGCCAAGTCCTTGGCCATCATCGTGAGCATCTTTGGGCTCTGTTGGGCCCCATACACACTCCTGATGATCATCCGAGCTGCTTGCCATGGCCACTGCGTCCCCGACTACTGGTACGAGACGTCcttctggcttctgtgggccAACTCGGCTGTCAACCCTGTCCTCTACCCGCTGTGCCACTACAGCTTCCGCCGAGCcttcaccaaactgctctgtccCCAGAAGCTCAAGGTCCAGCCCCACGGCTCCCTGGAGCAGTGCTGGAAGTGA